A region of Sphingobium baderi DNA encodes the following proteins:
- a CDS encoding cysteine synthase A, producing MLVQKDSLALIGNTPLVRLAGPSSETGCEIFAKCEFANPGASVKDRAALFIVNDAEEKGLLKPGGTIVEGTAGNTGIGLALVANAKGYKTIIVMPETQSREKMDTLRALGAELVTVPAAPYSNPGHFVHTSRRIAEETDNAVWANQFDNIANRKAHIMGTAEEIWTQMDGRIDGFTCAAGTGGTIAGVGLGLKAHDEAVTIALSDPYGAALYNYYAHGELKAEGSSVAEGIGQGRITANLEGAPIDTQFRISDDEGLAWVRRLLAEEGLCLGLSSGINVAGAVALAKQLGPGKRIATILCDTGFRYLSTLYNREWLESKGLTVFPWFAHNR from the coding sequence ATGCTGGTCCAAAAAGATAGTCTCGCCCTTATCGGCAACACCCCTCTCGTGCGCCTCGCCGGTCCTTCCAGCGAAACGGGATGCGAGATTTTCGCCAAGTGCGAATTCGCCAATCCGGGTGCTTCGGTGAAGGATCGCGCGGCGCTGTTCATCGTCAATGACGCTGAGGAAAAGGGATTGCTCAAGCCCGGCGGGACGATCGTGGAGGGGACCGCAGGCAATACCGGCATCGGTCTGGCGCTGGTCGCCAATGCGAAGGGCTACAAGACGATCATCGTCATGCCGGAAACGCAGAGCCGCGAGAAAATGGACACGCTGCGCGCGCTGGGGGCGGAACTGGTGACCGTGCCGGCCGCGCCCTACTCCAATCCCGGCCATTTCGTGCACACGTCGCGCCGCATCGCGGAAGAGACCGACAATGCCGTCTGGGCGAACCAGTTCGACAATATCGCCAATCGCAAGGCGCATATCATGGGCACCGCCGAGGAAATCTGGACACAGATGGACGGGCGGATTGACGGCTTCACCTGCGCGGCAGGGACAGGTGGCACGATTGCGGGTGTGGGACTAGGGCTGAAGGCGCATGATGAGGCCGTCACCATTGCCCTCAGCGATCCATATGGCGCGGCGCTCTATAATTATTACGCGCATGGCGAGTTGAAAGCGGAGGGCAGTTCCGTCGCGGAGGGCATAGGACAGGGGCGCATCACCGCCAATCTGGAAGGCGCTCCCATCGACACGCAGTTCCGCATTTCCGATGATGAGGGATTGGCCTGGGTCCGCCGCTTGCTGGCCGAGGAAGGGCTGTGCCTGGGCCTGTCGTCAGGCATCAATGTGGCGGGCGCAGTGGCGCTGGCGAAGCAACTGGGTCCGGGCAAGCGGATCGCGACGATCCTGTGCGATACAGGTTTTCGCTATCTTTCAACGCTTTATAATCGGGAATGGCTTGAATCTAAGGGCTTGACGGTGTTCCCTTGGTTCGCGCACAATCGTTGA
- a CDS encoding Gldg family protein, producing the protein MIAMGRCLLILCLPMLVLLSGLPAVLHGGQVDAMRWAWPAMLILTSAGWIMGRARLKLTLWISTVAAGSVLLLCVVAAGRAPPPWPMLLLLVIACAAGAGGAVWRSRWPLAFGLLAVAGLAWFVGRASPVRQVADRPALAVITALPLFWREGELGLTARTDALIVALLRRRFDVQPLDSALSPDLRRMGLLMLAQPRGMEAGELVAIDQWVREGGRVLILADPLLLWPSTLPLGDRRRAPPASLLGPLLDHWGVRLAPAETMGEGRHFLPDGSLLTSMAASRFEVREEHCRPEASGLIVLCRIGRGTAIMVADADMIDDRLWLADPGRPLLPQQWSADTPALVMHWLGQSLSGERRWVRSEDDLVRAVRWAALAGILWAGLGWMWFGRVKRPIASGQMAAVEREIGSK; encoded by the coding sequence ATGATCGCGATGGGGCGCTGCCTGTTGATACTGTGCCTGCCGATGCTGGTGCTGCTGAGCGGTTTACCTGCCGTGCTGCATGGTGGACAGGTCGACGCGATGCGTTGGGCATGGCCTGCCATGTTGATATTGACGAGCGCTGGCTGGATCATGGGCCGTGCGCGGTTGAAGCTGACGCTGTGGATTTCGACCGTTGCAGCCGGAAGCGTTCTTCTTCTGTGTGTCGTCGCAGCGGGGCGTGCGCCTCCACCGTGGCCGATGTTGCTTTTGTTGGTCATTGCCTGTGCTGCGGGTGCGGGTGGCGCTGTGTGGCGGTCGCGCTGGCCGCTAGCGTTTGGCCTGCTGGCGGTCGCGGGGCTGGCATGGTTTGTTGGACGGGCTTCTCCAGTCAGGCAGGTGGCGGATCGGCCGGCGCTTGCCGTCATCACGGCCCTGCCCCTGTTCTGGCGCGAGGGAGAACTTGGCCTAACCGCTCGGACGGATGCGCTGATCGTCGCACTGCTGCGTCGCCGCTTCGATGTGCAGCCATTGGATAGCGCCCTGTCGCCTGACCTGCGGAGGATGGGGCTGCTGATGCTTGCCCAGCCGCGCGGGATGGAGGCAGGGGAACTGGTCGCCATCGACCAATGGGTGCGAGAGGGCGGGCGGGTGCTGATATTGGCTGATCCGCTGTTGCTCTGGCCATCGACCTTGCCGTTGGGCGACCGCCGCCGTGCGCCTCCCGCCAGCCTGTTAGGTCCATTGCTGGATCATTGGGGTGTGCGGCTGGCCCCGGCCGAAACGATGGGGGAGGGGCGACATTTTCTGCCCGACGGTTCTTTATTGACGAGTATGGCGGCCTCTCGGTTTGAGGTGCGAGAAGAGCATTGTCGGCCCGAAGCATCCGGGCTGATTGTCCTATGCCGGATAGGGCGGGGCACGGCTATCATGGTGGCCGATGCGGATATGATCGACGACCGGCTTTGGCTGGCCGATCCTGGCCGCCCCTTGTTGCCTCAGCAATGGAGTGCCGATACCCCTGCGCTGGTCATGCATTGGCTTGGCCAATCGCTTTCCGGCGAGCGACGCTGGGTGCGCTCGGAAGATGATCTGGTGCGAGCGGTACGCTGGGCGGCGCTGGCCGGGATTTTATGGGCGGGATTGGGATGGATGTGGTTTGGGCGCGTGAAACGCCCGATTGCGAGTGGGCAGATGGCAGCCGTAGAGAGAGAAATAGGGTCAAAGTAG
- a CDS encoding division/cell wall cluster transcriptional repressor MraZ translates to MSELILYTGNAFSVADGKGRFVLPLEMRRQVKLSSGGENRLYMSVHVENGCATGFGESHRRFLFGEVEELAREARAQGHDYNADLELERRLGTIEEVNFDEGGRFAMHPDIKEEYGVTDAVFFYGVGRYIQIWKPEALIDSKNRPELIRNKVRRWLDQREAGGGK, encoded by the coding sequence GTGTCGGAACTCATTCTCTATACGGGCAACGCGTTCAGCGTCGCGGACGGCAAAGGTCGTTTCGTGCTGCCCTTGGAGATGCGCCGGCAGGTGAAGCTCTCCAGCGGAGGCGAGAACCGCCTCTATATGTCCGTTCATGTCGAAAATGGCTGCGCTACAGGCTTTGGCGAGTCGCATCGCCGCTTCCTGTTCGGTGAAGTCGAGGAACTGGCGCGCGAAGCGCGGGCGCAGGGCCACGACTATAATGCCGATCTGGAGTTGGAGCGCCGCCTTGGCACCATTGAGGAAGTGAATTTCGACGAAGGCGGCCGCTTCGCCATGCACCCCGATATCAAGGAGGAATATGGGGTCACTGACGCCGTATTCTTCTATGGCGTGGGCCGTTACATCCAGATCTGGAAGCCCGAAGCGCTGATAGACAGCAAGAATCGCCCGGAATTGATCCGTAATAAGGTGCGCCGTTGGCTGGATCAGCGAGAAGCGGGGGGCGGCAAATGA
- the rsmH gene encoding 16S rRNA (cytosine(1402)-N(4))-methyltransferase RsmH: protein MTLSADPDRHIPVLIHEVLDALAINPGEQHVDGTFGAGGYSAAMAGKGAQVFAFDRDPDAIREGQALASEKGIALIEGEFSRMEALLAERGVTSVSGITLDIGVSSMQLDRPERGFSFQADGPLAMTMSQDGMSAADFLNNALEQDIADVLYRYGEEPRSRRVARAIVEARPLERTGQLAAVVRRALGHKPHDKKDPATRTFQAIRIHVNRELEELERGLEAAEALLEEGGRLAVVTFHSLEDRIVKQFLRQRSGSESGGSRHMPERQVNERPTFERPAKAVRPGQAELTRNPRARSATLRSAVRTGAPARRSNTSRSDRP from the coding sequence ATGACCCTCTCCGCCGATCCCGATCGCCATATTCCCGTCCTGATTCATGAGGTGCTGGATGCCCTCGCCATCAACCCCGGCGAGCAGCATGTCGATGGCACGTTCGGCGCAGGTGGTTATTCGGCGGCGATGGCGGGGAAGGGCGCGCAGGTTTTCGCTTTCGACCGTGACCCCGATGCGATCCGCGAAGGGCAGGCGCTGGCATCAGAAAAGGGCATAGCCCTGATCGAAGGCGAGTTCTCCCGTATGGAGGCGCTGTTGGCGGAGCGTGGCGTGACGAGTGTTTCGGGCATAACGCTCGACATCGGCGTTTCGTCTATGCAACTCGACAGGCCGGAACGAGGCTTTTCCTTTCAGGCTGATGGGCCGCTCGCCATGACGATGAGTCAGGACGGTATGAGCGCGGCCGATTTCCTGAACAACGCCCTGGAGCAGGACATAGCCGACGTGCTCTATCGCTATGGTGAAGAGCCGCGTTCGCGCCGGGTCGCGCGGGCCATCGTCGAGGCGCGGCCGCTGGAGCGGACGGGGCAGCTTGCTGCCGTGGTGCGCCGGGCGCTGGGCCACAAGCCCCATGACAAGAAGGACCCGGCAACCCGGACCTTCCAGGCTATCCGCATCCATGTGAACCGCGAACTGGAGGAACTGGAGCGCGGGTTGGAAGCGGCCGAGGCCCTGTTGGAAGAGGGCGGTCGTCTGGCTGTCGTGACTTTCCACAGCCTTGAGGATCGGATCGTCAAGCAATTCCTGCGCCAACGTTCGGGCAGCGAAAGCGGTGGATCGCGCCACATGCCCGAGCGGCAGGTCAACGAACGCCCTACTTTCGAGCGCCCCGCCAAGGCTGTGCGTCCCGGTCAGGCCGAATTGACGCGCAACCCCCGCGCCCGTTCCGCCACGCTTCGCAGCGCCGTCCGCACCGGTGCGCCAGCCCGCCGTTCCAACACCAGCCGGAGTGATCGGCCATGA
- a CDS encoding peptidoglycan D,D-transpeptidase FtsI family protein: MATIIVQPGGARAGRQRINLTAIAHNRLMLLLLLFLAITAILIGRLTWVGFFADGGRGGDGLSGLLPARADIVDRNGVPLARTMDAYSIAVRPSKLIGEPAELARKLHEIFPDEPETEFYKKLIGKGWAYLRRRALPEEVAAVNALGEIGIEFPREKERLYPQRTLAAHVLGFAPNADGVGGMGVEAAFNDRLIDPALRGQPFAISIDSRVQGALESELYAQMVAQNAKGAGGVILDANTGEVIAMASIPVFDPNKLQNYAGKKCSDSPLCNHIVQARYELGSTFKPLSIGAAMDRGVVTSMSKRYDATAPLAVAGFKIKDDHPLGRWVNVPQILVHSSNIGTARIADEMGAEPLQHLFRELHFDQRAPIELNERAKSIWPSSWGRITTMTVSYGHGIAVTPLHLAAAYAALVNGGMWRPATLRKLKPDEVPQGHRVFSAATSARMRQLLRMIVSAGTGRSANAVGYRIGGKTGSAEKPEEGRYNKTSLVTTFAAAFPMDNPRYVVLTMMDEPKGNAQTFGLRTAAWTAAPVVKRVVERTAPMLGIMPDEQRDVDISDLMPLLGGDKGEKE, from the coding sequence ATGGCGACGATCATCGTCCAGCCAGGTGGTGCAAGGGCCGGGCGGCAGCGGATCAACCTGACTGCCATTGCCCATAATCGGCTGATGCTGCTGTTGCTGTTGTTCCTAGCCATCACTGCGATCCTGATCGGCCGGCTCACCTGGGTCGGCTTCTTTGCTGATGGCGGGCGGGGCGGGGACGGGCTTTCGGGACTGCTCCCCGCGCGCGCGGACATTGTCGACCGCAACGGCGTGCCGCTGGCGCGAACGATGGATGCCTATTCCATTGCCGTGCGTCCATCGAAGCTGATCGGCGAACCGGCGGAACTGGCGCGCAAGCTGCACGAAATCTTCCCTGATGAGCCGGAGACCGAGTTTTACAAGAAGCTGATCGGCAAGGGCTGGGCCTATCTGCGTCGCCGTGCTTTGCCCGAAGAAGTGGCGGCCGTGAATGCGCTGGGCGAAATCGGCATCGAATTCCCACGCGAAAAGGAACGACTCTATCCGCAGCGGACGCTGGCAGCGCATGTGCTGGGGTTTGCGCCCAATGCGGACGGCGTAGGCGGCATGGGCGTGGAAGCGGCTTTCAACGATCGCCTGATCGATCCGGCGCTGCGTGGGCAGCCCTTCGCCATTTCGATCGACAGCCGGGTGCAGGGCGCGCTGGAAAGCGAGCTTTATGCCCAGATGGTCGCGCAGAACGCGAAGGGCGCGGGCGGGGTCATCCTCGACGCCAATACCGGCGAGGTGATCGCCATGGCCTCTATCCCCGTGTTCGATCCCAATAAGTTGCAGAATTACGCGGGCAAGAAATGCTCTGATTCGCCGCTCTGCAACCATATCGTGCAGGCGCGTTACGAACTGGGTTCGACCTTCAAGCCTCTGTCCATTGGAGCGGCCATGGATCGGGGCGTCGTCACGTCGATGAGTAAGCGGTATGATGCTACCGCTCCGCTGGCCGTCGCGGGCTTCAAGATCAAGGACGACCATCCGCTCGGCCGCTGGGTGAATGTGCCGCAGATCCTTGTGCACAGCTCCAACATCGGCACTGCGCGCATCGCGGACGAAATGGGTGCCGAGCCGTTGCAGCATCTTTTCCGCGAACTGCATTTCGACCAGCGGGCCCCGATCGAGCTTAACGAGCGCGCCAAGAGCATCTGGCCGTCGAGTTGGGGGCGCATTACCACCATGACGGTATCCTATGGCCATGGCATCGCGGTCACGCCGCTCCACCTTGCGGCCGCCTATGCGGCGCTGGTGAATGGCGGCATGTGGCGTCCGGCCACGCTGCGGAAGCTGAAGCCCGATGAAGTGCCGCAGGGCCATCGCGTTTTTTCCGCTGCCACCAGCGCGCGGATGCGGCAACTGTTGCGGATGATCGTTTCAGCCGGTACAGGGCGGAGCGCCAACGCCGTGGGCTATCGCATTGGTGGCAAGACAGGCTCCGCCGAAAAGCCGGAAGAGGGCCGCTATAACAAGACTTCACTGGTGACGACTTTCGCTGCTGCTTTCCCGATGGATAATCCCCGCTATGTCGTGCTCACCATGATGGATGAGCCGAAGGGGAACGCGCAGACTTTTGGTTTGCGGACGGCCGCCTGGACGGCGGCGCCGGTGGTGAAGCGGGTGGTGGAACGCACCGCGCCGATGCTGGGAATCATGCCCGACGAGCAGCGTGACGTCGATATTTCCGACCTCATGCCGCTGCTTGGCGGAGACAAGGGAGAAAAAGAGTGA
- a CDS encoding UDP-N-acetylmuramoyl-L-alanyl-D-glutamate--2,6-diaminopimelate ligase yields MTRLGSLIEELDVEVDGDAGLDTSVTGFAIDNRKVAPGTVFGAFQGLRVNGEVYIPDAVKAGAIAVVARPEAKVEGAVHIAHPNPRRLFALLAARYFSPFPDVTVAVTGTNGKTSTVELTRQLWRMLGHKSASIGTLGVTTSVDQVSTGLTTPDIVTFLSNMSGLRREGITHAAFEASSHGLAQYRTEGLPVVAGGFTNLSRDHLDYHGDMDSYFEAKMRLFDEVVAPDGAAVIWADDEWSDKVIERVTKRGLRLLSVGVKGQALRLANRTPTQLGQALEIEADGKIYKVNLPLIGAYQAANALTAAGLVVATGGDIAKVLELLSRVQPVRGRLERAVISKAGAPVYVDYAHTPDGLRAAIEALRPHTKGRLIALFGAGGDRDAGKRPLMGKVATELADHVIVTDDNPRSEDPSVIRSAVMAGAPGAEEIGGRRAAIAAAIAQAGADDIVLLAGKGHEQGQIIGDRVLPFDDVTVARECAG; encoded by the coding sequence GTGACGCGCCTCGGGTCGCTAATCGAGGAGCTGGATGTCGAGGTCGACGGTGACGCCGGCCTCGACACGTCCGTCACGGGTTTTGCGATTGATAACAGGAAGGTCGCGCCGGGCACAGTCTTTGGCGCGTTCCAAGGGCTGCGCGTCAATGGTGAGGTTTATATTCCTGACGCTGTGAAGGCGGGCGCGATTGCCGTCGTCGCCCGGCCCGAAGCCAAGGTCGAGGGCGCGGTGCATATCGCCCACCCCAATCCGCGCCGCCTGTTCGCCTTGCTCGCCGCACGCTATTTTTCGCCTTTTCCTGATGTAACCGTCGCTGTCACCGGGACCAATGGCAAGACGTCCACTGTGGAATTGACGCGACAGCTTTGGCGGATGCTGGGGCACAAGTCGGCGTCCATCGGCACGCTGGGCGTCACCACGTCGGTCGATCAGGTTTCGACCGGCCTTACCACGCCGGACATCGTGACCTTTCTGTCCAACATGTCGGGTCTCAGACGCGAGGGCATCACTCATGCCGCGTTCGAGGCGTCGAGCCATGGCCTCGCCCAATATCGAACCGAAGGACTGCCGGTCGTGGCGGGGGGGTTCACTAACCTGTCGCGCGACCATCTCGACTATCATGGCGACATGGACAGCTATTTCGAAGCCAAGATGCGGTTGTTCGACGAAGTGGTCGCACCAGATGGCGCCGCGGTCATCTGGGCAGATGACGAATGGTCGGACAAGGTTATCGAACGGGTTACGAAGCGGGGGCTTCGTCTGCTGAGCGTCGGGGTGAAGGGGCAGGCACTGCGTCTTGCCAACCGCACCCCGACCCAGTTGGGTCAGGCGCTTGAGATTGAAGCGGATGGCAAAATCTACAAGGTCAATCTGCCGCTCATCGGCGCCTATCAGGCGGCTAACGCTCTCACGGCGGCGGGCCTCGTCGTGGCGACGGGTGGGGATATAGCCAAGGTGCTGGAACTCTTGAGCCGGGTCCAGCCGGTGCGCGGGCGGCTGGAGCGCGCCGTTATCAGCAAGGCGGGCGCGCCGGTCTATGTCGATTATGCCCATACGCCCGACGGCCTGCGCGCCGCTATCGAGGCGCTGCGTCCGCATACGAAGGGCCGCCTGATCGCTCTCTTTGGCGCGGGCGGAGATCGCGACGCGGGCAAGCGACCGCTGATGGGTAAGGTCGCGACCGAGCTTGCCGACCATGTGATCGTGACGGATGACAATCCCCGTTCCGAAGACCCCTCCGTCATTCGTTCCGCTGTGATGGCGGGCGCTCCGGGTGCCGAGGAAATCGGCGGGCGGCGCGCCGCCATCGCCGCGGCCATCGCGCAGGCGGGGGCGGATGATATTGTGCTGCTGGCGGGCAAGGGACATGAGCAAGGGCAGATCATCGGTGACCGCGTGCTGCCGTTCGATGACGTCACCGTGGCGCGGGAGTGCGCGGGGTGA
- a CDS encoding UDP-N-acetylmuramoyl-tripeptide--D-alanyl-D-alanine ligase: protein MKADLWTSGEIASATGGAATAPFAVSGVAFDSREVTQGDLFVAMKGETTDGHRFVDKAFAQGAAGAIVSEPVDYPHVLVPDSVAALEGLGRASRARMGGKVIGVTGSVGKTGTKEALFQALDRSHPAFVHRSVKSYNNHVGVPLSLSRMPRDAAFGVFEMGMNHAGELAALTRQVRPHVAIVTAIAPAHIEFFGTEDKIAQAKAEIFEGLEPGGTAIIPYDSPHVAILYEKAEKHAARVLTFGFGEEADVRVREMVPAASGGTLVTAVLSDAELCFTVAAPGDHWVSNALAVLAAVEALGGDLAMAGLALAEMPGLPGRGERRIVPVAGGEALLIDESYNANPLSMAATLKQLGQEKAERRIAVLGGMRELGDRSAELHAGLAEPLAAGQVDYAILVGQEMAPLADALGKAFSFAHVPDAAAATNLLQSEMRAGDAILVKGSNGIGLSRLIAALNETTRDGNRN, encoded by the coding sequence GTGAAAGCTGACCTCTGGACCTCCGGGGAAATTGCTTCGGCCACGGGCGGCGCCGCGACGGCGCCGTTTGCCGTTTCCGGTGTGGCCTTCGACAGCCGCGAAGTGACCCAAGGCGACCTGTTCGTCGCGATGAAGGGTGAAACTACCGACGGGCATCGCTTTGTCGACAAAGCCTTCGCGCAGGGCGCGGCGGGCGCCATCGTCAGCGAGCCGGTCGATTATCCGCATGTGCTGGTGCCCGACAGCGTCGCCGCTCTGGAGGGGCTGGGCCGCGCTTCGCGGGCACGGATGGGGGGGAAGGTGATCGGCGTCACCGGATCGGTGGGCAAGACCGGAACCAAGGAAGCACTGTTCCAGGCGCTTGACCGCAGCCATCCGGCGTTCGTGCACCGCTCGGTCAAAAGCTACAACAACCATGTGGGCGTGCCTCTGAGCCTGTCGCGGATGCCCCGTGACGCGGCCTTCGGCGTGTTTGAGATGGGTATGAATCATGCGGGTGAACTTGCCGCGCTCACCCGGCAGGTGCGTCCGCATGTCGCCATCGTCACCGCCATCGCACCCGCGCATATCGAATTTTTCGGCACCGAAGACAAAATCGCGCAGGCCAAGGCGGAAATCTTCGAAGGGCTGGAGCCGGGCGGCACGGCGATCATCCCCTATGACAGCCCACATGTCGCCATCCTTTACGAAAAGGCGGAGAAGCACGCGGCGCGTGTTTTGACTTTCGGCTTTGGTGAGGAAGCGGATGTTCGTGTGAGGGAAATGGTTCCTGCGGCGAGTGGCGGAACGCTGGTGACGGCGGTTTTGTCCGACGCTGAACTGTGCTTCACCGTTGCGGCGCCGGGCGACCATTGGGTGTCGAATGCGCTAGCGGTGCTGGCGGCGGTTGAGGCGTTGGGCGGCGATTTGGCGATGGCGGGGCTTGCACTCGCTGAGATGCCAGGCCTGCCGGGACGCGGCGAGCGGCGCATCGTGCCGGTCGCGGGTGGCGAGGCGCTGCTGATCGACGAAAGCTATAATGCCAATCCGCTGAGCATGGCGGCGACGCTCAAGCAATTGGGACAGGAAAAGGCAGAACGCCGCATCGCCGTTCTGGGCGGGATGCGCGAACTGGGCGACCGCAGCGCCGAACTGCATGCCGGACTTGCAGAACCGCTCGCCGCCGGACAGGTCGACTATGCGATATTGGTTGGACAGGAGATGGCGCCGCTGGCCGACGCGCTGGGAAAGGCATTTTCCTTCGCTCACGTGCCCGATGCGGCGGCGGCCACCAACCTGCTGCAATCCGAAATGCGCGCGGGCGATGCGATCCTGGTCAAGGGATCGAACGGCATCGGCCTGTCACGCCTGATTGCCGCGCTGAATGAAACGACCCGCGATGGGAACAGGAACTGA
- the mraY gene encoding phospho-N-acetylmuramoyl-pentapeptide-transferase, which translates to MLYWLAQTLDFAGVFNLVRYLSFRAGASIATALLIGLVIGPRFIGWLRVRQGKGQPIRDDGPQSHLAKRGTPTMGGLMILTSMIVSVLLWMNLSSIYVWACLFVTLGFGAIGFLDDYDKVTKASHKGLSGKVRLLFEFLIAGFAAWMIVNHHGNTALYVPFYNGPAIELGPFYFLFAAFVIVAFGNAVNLTDGLDGLASMPVIIASLAFMLIVYLVGRADFATYLGIPHVPGAGDLTILCGAIIGAGLAFLWFNAPPAAVFMGDTGSLALGGTIGVIAVTAHHEIVLGIIGGLFVVEAMSVIIQVFFYKRTGKRVFKMAPIHHHFEQLGWAEPTVVIRFWIIAFVLALAGLATLKLR; encoded by the coding sequence ATGCTCTACTGGCTTGCCCAGACACTGGATTTCGCGGGGGTTTTCAACCTTGTCCGCTATTTGAGCTTTCGTGCCGGAGCGTCGATCGCGACGGCGCTGCTCATCGGCCTCGTCATTGGACCACGGTTCATCGGCTGGTTGCGCGTGCGGCAGGGCAAGGGACAGCCGATCCGTGACGACGGCCCGCAAAGCCATCTGGCCAAGCGGGGCACGCCGACCATGGGCGGTCTCATGATTCTCACTTCCATGATCGTGTCGGTCCTGCTCTGGATGAACCTCTCGTCCATCTATGTGTGGGCTTGCCTCTTCGTGACGCTGGGCTTTGGCGCGATTGGCTTTCTTGACGATTATGACAAGGTGACGAAGGCCAGCCACAAGGGCCTTTCAGGCAAGGTGCGTCTGCTGTTCGAGTTCCTGATCGCGGGGTTCGCCGCGTGGATGATCGTTAATCATCACGGCAATACCGCGCTTTATGTGCCCTTCTACAATGGCCCGGCGATCGAGTTGGGGCCGTTTTATTTCCTGTTCGCAGCCTTCGTGATCGTGGCGTTCGGCAATGCGGTGAACCTGACGGACGGGCTGGACGGCCTTGCCTCCATGCCGGTTATTATCGCGTCGCTGGCGTTCATGCTGATCGTTTATCTAGTCGGCCGCGCGGACTTCGCCACCTATCTGGGCATTCCGCATGTGCCGGGGGCCGGCGATCTCACCATCCTGTGCGGTGCGATCATTGGGGCAGGCCTCGCCTTCCTCTGGTTCAACGCGCCGCCCGCCGCCGTATTCATGGGCGATACCGGGAGCCTCGCGCTGGGCGGCACCATCGGCGTGATCGCCGTCACCGCGCATCATGAAATCGTGCTGGGTATCATTGGCGGGTTGTTCGTCGTGGAGGCGATGAGCGTCATCATTCAGGTATTCTTCTACAAACGGACCGGCAAGCGCGTGTTCAAGATGGCGCCGATCCACCATCATTTCGAGCAGCTTGGCTGGGCCGAGCCGACGGTCGTCATTCGTTTCTGGATCATCGCCTTCGTGCTTGCGCTCGCCGGTCTTGCCACGCTGAAGCTGAGGTAA
- the murD gene encoding UDP-N-acetylmuramoyl-L-alanine--D-glutamate ligase: protein MGIVSNIFAGKRYAVLGLARSGLATVETLAASGAQVVAWDSREEARATVADKAELADPAEIDLKGFDGVVVSPGVPLNKHPIAMQAKLAGVPIIGDIELFALARPTLPPHKVVAITGTNGKSTTTALIHHIIEQAGYPTRMGGNIGLPILGQEPLEPNLKGAGIYVLELSSYQIDLTHSLDCDVAVLLNITPDHLDRYNGFEGYVASKARLFAMQSAEHVAVIATQDDPSRAIAAKAIARSVEVKAADIDPAAQAGWPSLQGPHNAQNAAVAIAVASALDIDEDTIANALTSYASLPHRMQRVRELNDVLYVNDSKATNPASTAPALAAFPPMNGKPRIHWIVGGLAKTDNLDECAPAFGNVAQAYTIGEAGRMFADLLRPHMAVDDSEMLSAAVRRAARVAQPGDVVLLSPACASFDQFRDFEARGDAFAAAVAALE from the coding sequence ATGGGGATCGTTTCGAACATCTTTGCGGGCAAGCGTTACGCGGTGTTGGGACTGGCGCGATCGGGCCTCGCCACGGTCGAGACGCTGGCGGCCAGCGGCGCGCAGGTCGTCGCCTGGGATAGCCGGGAAGAAGCGCGCGCTACCGTAGCGGACAAAGCGGAGCTTGCCGACCCGGCGGAGATCGACCTTAAGGGCTTTGACGGCGTCGTCGTGTCGCCGGGCGTGCCGCTCAACAAGCATCCCATTGCCATGCAGGCGAAGCTGGCGGGCGTGCCGATCATTGGCGACATCGAGCTGTTTGCGCTAGCCCGGCCGACGCTCCCACCGCATAAGGTCGTCGCCATCACAGGCACTAACGGCAAGTCGACCACCACCGCGCTCATCCATCATATCATCGAGCAAGCGGGATACCCCACACGCATGGGCGGCAATATCGGCCTGCCGATCCTGGGGCAGGAACCGCTGGAGCCGAACCTGAAAGGCGCGGGCATCTATGTGTTGGAACTGTCGAGTTATCAGATCGACCTGACCCACAGCCTCGATTGCGACGTGGCGGTGTTGCTTAATATCACGCCGGATCATCTGGATCGCTATAATGGTTTCGAAGGCTATGTGGCCTCCAAGGCACGGCTGTTCGCCATGCAATCCGCGGAGCATGTTGCGGTTATCGCCACTCAGGACGATCCGAGCCGCGCCATAGCAGCCAAGGCCATTGCCCGCAGCGTGGAAGTGAAGGCGGCGGACATCGATCCCGCCGCGCAGGCTGGATGGCCTTCGCTACAGGGGCCGCACAATGCCCAGAACGCCGCCGTCGCCATTGCTGTAGCCAGCGCGCTGGACATTGATGAGGATACCATCGCCAACGCGCTCACCTCTTACGCCAGCCTGCCGCACCGGATGCAGCGGGTTCGGGAACTGAACGATGTTCTCTACGTCAACGACAGCAAGGCGACCAATCCCGCCTCGACTGCCCCTGCGCTCGCTGCCTTTCCGCCCATGAATGGAAAGCCCCGCATCCACTGGATCGTCGGCGGCCTTGCCAAGACCGATAATCTGGACGAGTGCGCGCCTGCATTCGGTAATGTCGCGCAAGCCTATACCATCGGTGAGGCGGGGCGTATGTTCGCCGACTTGCTACGCCCACATATGGCGGTGGATGACAGCGAGATGCTATCGGCCGCCGTTCGGCGCGCGGCGCGGGTGGCGCAGCCGGGCGATGTGGTGCTCCTGTCGCCGGCTTGCGCGAGTTTCGACCAGTTCCGCGATTTCGAAGCGCGGGGCGATGCCTTCGCCGCGGCCGTCGCGGCGCTGGAATAA